A genomic region of Oryza glaberrima chromosome 1, OglaRS2, whole genome shotgun sequence contains the following coding sequences:
- the LOC127755787 gene encoding nuclear transport factor 2B-like, whose translation MDGHGKEGSSNGASGGGGGGWSDQCDVVARAFVEYYYQTFDTNRAALAALYGQTSMLSFEGHMVAGAEEIGRKLLGLPFEQCRHAVCTVDCQPTPSFPGGILVFVSGNLQLAGEEHQLRFSQMFQLVPNEQGSFFVQNDIFRLNYG comes from the exons ATGGACGGGCATGGGAAGGAGGGCAGCAGCAacggcgccagcggcggcggcggcggcggctggagcgaTCAGTGCGACGTGGTGGCCAGGGCCTTCGTGGAGTACTACTACCAGACGTTCGACACCAaccgcgccgcgctcgccgcgctctACGGCCAGACGTCCATGCTCTCCTTCGAGGGGCACATGGTGGCCGGCGCCGAGGAGATCGGCCGGAAGCTGTTGGGGCTGCCCTTCGAGCAATGCCGGCACGCCGTCTGCACCGTCGACTGCCAACCCACGCCGTCCTTCCCGGGAGGCATCCTCGTCTTCGTCAGTGGCAACCtccagctcgccggcgaggagcaccAGCTCAGGTTCAGCCAG ATGTTTCAGCTGGTGCCCAACGAGCAGGGAAGCTTCTTCGTGCAGAATGACATATTCCGGCTCAACTACGGCTAG